TTGAGGAACGAAGGAATCGCGTTGGTCGGATGAGTTGGTGCTTTCGTCTCTTCGCCATCAAGCTTCGCGGGGGCAATCCCACACAATTTCCGCCGCCAGCCAGCTCTGTGGAACACGTTCAAGTTTAAGTGGCATCTCGGCGCGAGTGGTGCTATCGAGGGTCTGTTGCGATTCGCGTAAGGCTATACAAAGGAATTAAGGGTATGCAAGCACGACGCGGCTGGTCTTTGTGCCGCGTGTTGCCGTATTCGGAGCTTGCAGAACAGTGTTCTGCGTCCGTGGGAATTCCATTGGtccccattttcctccaaaaAGTCGGTGTAGTTTCGAACTAGATATTCGTCGGGCAGTCCGTGTGTGGCGTCTATGGGCCAGAGTGCCTCCACCCATTTATTTGGGAGCAACCTCATACGATTTGCAATTGGTGTTGTGTGCCTCTGGCCCTTGTGGGGAGGAATGGAGGCGTCCAGGTGACAAACCGGTGCGGCGCGCTGTGTTTCGCATAAGTACTGGATTTATTCACTGTTAGTTCTGGAGGTTGGCTAGTTGCTTGTGTGCGCAGTCAGGTCAGAaactcgttttttttccacattcAGTGTCTGCGTGAAATGTATCAATGCCTCTTTATCAAATCTGTTTCTGGACACACTCCACAGTTATGGGTACGTCAGTGATCACCATGACTGCTCAAACCGAGCACCAACAGTAGAACCACCGCGATTTGCTGACGCAAGAAGAGGTTTCACTGAAATAGCCGGAGTGCGGCGTTCCATTTTCGAAGCCGAAAACATTAAGTGATCTGCGCGGGTTGGATGACGTTTACTTCATGGAGagtgatttcttttttggaaACTACAGATCAAGGTGGATGCATGTCAAGAGTGCCCGTCAGTGTGGGAACACGAGTGCTGGCGTAGGTGAGAAAATGGGGGATGGAATTGTGGGATGTAACGACGAAACAAGAGGTTAGGTACTCTGCAAGAGTAGGTTGTTATATGTCCTTCTCTCTTGCTTCCCACTGCTGGACTGCTCATGTGAGCCCAATTGTTTCTGTCATGCTAACGTTGTTAGTTAACTTATCTGGAGAGTTGAACGTCTAATTCACttcaaaaataagcaaaaggGCGTATGCGAATTTGTTCCTTGTCGTTACTACACGCTCTACCCTCTCAAAGAGTAATTTGATTCCATATTatatccttttttgtttggcgaAAGGTGATACGACTCCcgttctgttgttgtttacttTGTTACGTGGTCGGGTGATGTGTATGCACAGGTACTGCCTTGGAAGTGCAATTATACCTGTGACGTCTCAAACGTTCAGAACTCCGTTGTTTTCTGGTTATAAAACAAAGGCTGCGAATCTACACTAATGCTGTTTTGTGGGTTACTTCGGTTTGCAGCTTGTTACAAGAGCAGTGTGCTTTGACGGTTTTTTAAATtcgctttatttttttaataattatGGGTTAAGTCATGATTGCGCGGTATTTTCAACAGTaggttttgttatttttacagTTTGGAACAACAAATGAAGTGCTGAACAccccttttttggttttgtatatatatatttctactTCGTCACAGCACTTTAGAATTGTGTGCCGTAATGagtaagagaaaaaatatgaGCTCTTcttaaaattataaaaatgtTTTTGTGATTTCAAACAGCTTCGCGGAATGACTGTTGTGTACCATTTTCACCAAGTAAACATTTTTAtgatttcctctttttccgcGCACGGCATACCTGTCCAACACGGGGTTTAGCACTGCACCAATAACTATCTTGAAGGTGTCGTACAGTTGTCTTTCAATGATTTAGTATTAGCAGGGGTAAGGTTGAGGTTCACGGGAGGGATGGGAATAGCCACATACAACATGTGTAAAGGAAACTGTCATACAATGCACTCAAGGATTATCTTGCAGTCATACGCGTCATTTGAACTTTGTGTAACCTTGTTGTACTGTTGAGTGCTTTTgtgctactttttttctcctgtcTATTTCAATTAGTATgcgttctttctttgttggaAGGTTAATGGGAGGTAAAGAGGCCTTTTTTAAACCTCGTATTCGCATTTAGCAGTCGGCACAATGTATATGCCTTCTTAACGTAGGTGATGCCAGgtacgtatatatttttgtgtttacgGTAGTCTGCGGTACAAGTAGACCAAGTGAACTGTGTGCTCTTCGATCATGACCAACAACGGCGCTCCATGTGTTTTGCAATATTTTTGTCGCTGGTGTTTCCACCGTACACTTGTTTCTTTCGATACCTTTTTTCAGCGAAAATTTCCaccctttttcccctttttagTAACTCATTTACTAGAGAGGCAAGTGAAAGCATAACATGACAactgaagagggaaaagtagAGACACCAGTGGCCAAAGGAGCGTTTAGCCCGACGCGCCACGTCATGTTTGCCGACGAGGTCACGGAAGTGCAACCACAACACAATGATATGAACGCCGGCAATGGGTTGGATGCTGTAGAGGGAAACCACACCAATCACGAGGAAGTGCCCCATCATTTGCGTCAAAATTACGGCACCGGTGGCGATTCAAATGACAACGGTGAAGCGGGTGAAGGAGATTTCGGCCGTGGTAAAAGAGGTGGTCGTAATCGAAACCGTAGGCGTCACAATGCGAAACCAATTTTGAAGGCTCTCGTGACGGAGGCCAATTCCGAAGCGGATGCTGAAGAGGACTTGCGCGTGCGCACGACACTTGTGGTAGCGGAAGAAAATGCCCAACGCCTTCGCGTTGAACATCAGGAACTTGAAGATCACGCTGATATTGGTTCACTCTTCAAGGCATCTGACAAGACCTTGTGGGGCCGTTATTCACTAAAAGGTAAGCGAGTGATGAATACTTCCAGTGAAGAAGGCACTCCCATGAGATATTCGACAATGTGTGATGCTTCAACGACTTCAGACAACTTGAGCTGGAGAAATCAAGAGGAAATGCAAGACGCATCAACGCAAGCTGAATTTGAGGAGATTGTTGAAGACACACCGAGGGCCATCAGTGGTTCGGGTCCGCTGGCGAGATTACTTGGGGGGGTTGGTGGTCACCGTGACGAGTGGTATCGGCGTATTTGGAAATTATTTGTGcttcttgttgttcttttttatgtGCGCCGGTTTGTTCCTCGGCTGCGGTAACTAGTTTGTGATGCAGAGGCTGTGCCTTCTACGGAGTAACACTGTATATGACTGTATTTATCTGTGTCCTATTTGTCATGCAACGCAACATGTAAGCGAAGCGGTTTCTCCTCAGTGCCTGCGATGTCAGACATGTTGCTCACTTAGTGGGGGTagcatatatgtatatatttgtggtgtCATTTTCTTGCAAGACGGACGGTTTCACGTACTaagaaaaaagtgtgtgtgttcggGGTTAAATATTTCTATGCAGACAGCAGTGCCACGGTAGTTGGAGTCTCTGCTATTGAAGACTGAAAATTCAGCTTTAAGATAAGATAtagcaaaaagagaaaagagaacacTTGATCGAACTAAACAAATCACTATTGCGGAGGGCTTAGTCAGCGGTATCAATgcaaataaatacatgtgcgtgcatacatatatgtgtatgtgagTGAGCCGATTGCCGGCGTGCGTGGCGTAGGTAAAGGAAGGTGATCACATCACCCCCATTTTGCGAAGCGAGGAGAGCGCACAGTTCGGTTGGTTAGCGAGTAGGAGTAAAAATTGAAGGAAGGACCTTGTCATACTTTGCATTATTTGGAAGTCATAGCACTGTTTCCCGCCCcattcaaaagaaaatttgTTTACATGTTTCGTAACAGAGATAGAAACACGGTTTCCACTGTCGTCACCTCCTTCGTTTCAAACCCTATTTCAtccatttgtttcctctcccttttcgaTAGTTTGTGAAAGCCACAACCACCTTTTTTTGTACCTTAGTTTACTCTCGTGTCACCACCGAGCTACCAGTTGCATGTCTGGCTAGGCATATGCCGACACATTTTTAGTGGAATCGCCGTTGACACAATTTGCCAATCAGTGTCTCAGTGCTTGGGTTATAAACGTGCATAACTCGGACACCGGACACGAGCTTGTGCTGAAAATTGTGTCCCTGTTGTCATCCAGAGGTTCAGGGAGTTTACATTTTGAAGAATGAGGGTCTTCGATTGACTTCCTGGGACGTATCGAATACGTCAAGCACAGTCGAATGCAGTAAAGCAGTGCCTTGTCGAGAATACATCGAGACAATGGCAGCAGACACACTACTCTACTTCATTTGGTAGTGtagcattattttttttatttttgtccgAATACTTTCGTATCCCAACACCAGAGGCTTCTCGAGCTGTTTGCCTTGTTTTGGCTTATGGTGCTATGGTTGTGTGGCCAAGAAGTGAGGTCACAGTTCGCTAAGGGATGTGCACCAGCACGTTAACGGGGCGGGTATGGGTGCAGTTGTGTTGTATGCATACATCTGTCGGTGTGCCGAGTTATCCTATAGAGCGCAAACGCCAACCGGTGGGCCGGGAAGTAGAACAGGAGTGTTCATTTCGTTTGAGCCGGAGCGGAAGCAGTGGGTCACAGCACCCAGCTCAAAGAAGGGGAGTTAACTGAGGTGTGTGATTATTGAGAAAGGAACTGAAATTGTTGGGAATTGAAGCATCCCGAACTTTCCCCATCCCTTTGGTCATCAGACAGCCGTAATGATTTTCCCACAATGGGCTCTGTGCAAAGTTCATTTGCTCTAATGGCTGAGATGTGATTCTCGCCCTCGCGCGATCAGCGGGGAGGAACAGCACCGTTACATTGAGTTAGGAGCCATGTTTAGTTCAACTTTTTCTGTCACTGGGAGTTGATCAGAATGAGAGGATGTgatttttatttccccttaATGGTGTACATTATGTGCGACACTGGCGTGTGTCAATTTTAACAGCTAGAATCGTTGGTTTAATTTGCTGTGCGCTAATTAGAGTCGTCGTACGCTCAGGGAAAGGTGGCGCATGCTCTTCTGGGAAGGGCTGTTTCTCAACTAACCCAGATTAATTGGTTGCTTTgttgggtgtgtgtgtgtaattCCTTTATGTGTTAATTCTCTAGTGAGGTATCTAGTGCTCTGCCGCTTGGTCACTGTCTCTGTACAGGTGTGGAAGTTGCCATCATCTGATGCCGACCACCCCGTTTCGATGTTAACAAAGACAGTGTTTCTTACACGCACCGGGAAAACACTATTTGATGGCGCGTTTACTTGACTAGCCCCATGCTTCTTACGGCCAGCGTATGTAACGCCTTCCAGGAATGGATGAACCGAATCGGAGGTGGCAGTGTCTTCAGCCACTTCGCAAGGGACTTAAAGGAACGACAAAGTTGTGTTGTATTGGTGGGGTTCTTCTTCCCGTATCTTCATTTGACCGTAAGTTTCCACGACTATTGAAGGGCTCTGTGTTGCGCAATTGAAAATGCGTGTTGTTATGCGATTCTGATATGCTTTTGTAGTCCCGTTTTACTGATTTTTCCTCCCCACAAAAGTGGAGGAGcatcccgtttttttttctcgccgGGGCCAGTCGCCGCTGGTGCGCTGCTGGCTTCTATGGTTGGCTGCCAGGTTCCGGAGCATTTAGTCCCTAAAGTTCCACGGCAGCGAAGGATTGTGTCTCCCTCCTCTGTTAATCAGTGTCACCACCGGTGTGCATTTCCACGCTATTGCGCGTACGAAGACTCACTTGCTCCGtatctctttccctttatttatttaatattGTAACCCCTTTTGGTGGAGCATTTATTTCCATATAGGGTAGCATTTACCTTcagtgaaataaaaagaacaaagacaGGGATGGGTGGTGTGGTCGGCAAGATACCTGTTCTGCTTCGTGGTGGTAAGACTGTGGATGGACTTAACTTCCATGGCATGGTACCCATTGATACGGAAGAGCTTACCGAATTGTTGACTGTGTTAAACTGTCGAGGATACGATACGAAGGTGGAAGTCCATCCTTTACCTGCTGGCTTTCCCCATACGGGTGAGGTATTCAGCACATATGAACTTGTACTGAGGGGTATAGTGCTTGAACGTGGTGATTTGGAGTTCATAGGAAATTATGCATCACTTAACAAACTGCATTTTATCGAATGTTCGGGCTCATGCGACCTGGGTATGTTGTCGGGGCATTCGTTTCTTTCAGAGTTGCGCGTGGACGTTGATGGTGAAGTGAGCCATTATAAAGCGCTGCGGGAGCTCCCTTCGTTGAGAACCCTTTGGCTGCGCAACAGTAACATGACACTCACTGATTTCTTTCATGTGGGGGAAGTAGATACATTGGAAAGCCTTACCCTTCGAGGAGCGTTGAACTTCAAGTGTCTGGAGGCTGTAGCGAGGTTGCCGCGGTTGAGGGCGCTGGATTTGAGTGAGACATTGGTCAATGATAAATGCCTCCACGCTATAAGCGCCTGCAAAACCCTGCAGCAACTTGGCCTCAGCTCCTGCAAGCGGCTGCGAGATGTTAGCCCCCTTACTCAGATTGCCAGTTTGGAGGAGTTGAACCTTAGTCACTGTGAAAATCTTAAGGAAGTGGGTGCCCTTTACAGACTTAGCCACTTATTTAGGTTAGACCTTAGGGGTGTGCACCTCACTTATCGTGTTGTTTACAGTCTAAGCAAGTGCACGGGACTGACTGAGCTTTACGTTTCATCCTGCGAAGGGTTATCGGGCGTGGCTTGGCTTTCCAACCTTGAATCGCTAGGGGATTTGGATGTTCAGTGGCGTAAAAACTTGAAGCATACTGGGGACGTTCTTGCCTGCTTGCCGTTGCTACGAGTGCTGGATTTGAGCGGCACATCGATTAGCAACGAATCCCTTTGGAATATTAGTGAAAGTAAGCTTCTGAGAAGGCTTGACCTCTCGTTCTGTGGCGGTGTGAAAGATATAAGCCCGATATCAGATATTGTAACACTAGAAGAGTTGAATCTTAAGGGTTGCACGAGTATTACCGAAGGAGTGGATAAACTTGGAAATTTAGTGAATCTTCATATACTGAATATGAGTAACACCCCTCTTCAATCCGGTTTTCTCTACAATATCAGCAGCATCGAAAGTCTCGTGGAACTTGATCTTTCTTCATGCTGGGGTGTAGCATCATTGGATTCTTCAGTGCAGACAGCGGTGCGTATGCGGAAGGGTTCCTATCCATTAGCGCGTCACATCGAAGGCATAAATGCGCTTGGAAGGCTCCCGAAACTTCGATTGCTAAACATGAGTAGCACTCCCGTAACAGATGAGTGCCTTCATGGATTGCAAATGTGCAAGAGTTTGGTGTGGCTCAATCTTTCTTTATGTGCCAACCTCACGGATGTAAGTCCCCTTTCAAGTGTCAAAACACTGGAGGAAGTAGACCTCGGTTGTTGTGGAAACTTGAAGTGGGGTGCAGGTTCCCTCCGCCGACTGCCACAGTTACGCATCCtggatttaaaaaatacagtCATTACTGATCACTGCCTTGGTGATGTCACTTACGGAGGGGGCGTGGTTAGTCGAATGTTGGGACGGTGTGGGATGGCTGACCTGAGTTTTTCTCGTTGGTCCATCCGTCGTGGTGGCAATTTGGTGAGGTTGGACCTCTCGTCGTGCTGGGGGCTCACTGATATTGCCCATCTGACAAGCATAACCACACTGGAGGAGTTGAGATTTACGGGATGCAGAAACTTAAAGGATGGTGTGGATGCCCTCGGCCAATTACCAGTTCTTCACCTGCTGGACTTGAGTGGCACTTCCATAACCGATGACTCTCTCCAAGGATTAAGTACGTGTAGAAGCCTCGTCACGCTTAATATTTCGTCGTGCGCTAACCTAACAGATGTAAGTCCTCTTTCACGGATTTCATCACTTGAGGAACTAAACCTTCAGAAAAGCAAACATATCAGGAGAGGCATCGATGAATTAGTGAGCCTTCCGCGTTTGTACCTTGTATATTTGTGTAGAGCAGACTTTAGCCGCGGAGTCGCAGAAGAGTTAGAAAAACGCGGTATTGTAGTTAAACAAATGTAAACACTTGTACGAATTTAGTGAGTGCTTTCTTAGGGCTGACTCGGGGTTCTGCAGTTCATATCGGCGCTCTGCGTCCCTGTTCCCGTGTTACTCTTGGTACAAGCTGCATCTCCCCTTTCTCCACTTCCCCAGCATTAGTTGCTAAATTTATATTCACTTATTATGTCAAAAGATCATTGGAGTGTTGTGCAGTTGACTTTGTAAACGCCCCTTTTTACAAAAGCATAGGTATGAGCTGGGCGTATCTCTGCGGTGCCAGTGGACGTGTATATGTTGATGGAGCAGTCGGCTGGTGtcaaacttctttttttctggcGTTTTCACTTTGGTGCCGTTCTTCCTGGTGGGGCGGTTACCATCCCTCATGATGTACTCGtgttccttctttccccttctttttctttttcctcacttGGCGTCTGCCAAATAAAATCCAGGCAATATCCGAGATGCTTGTTGAATTTTCAACCTTACAACTGTGGCTTATATGCTGCAGACGGTTAGGGTGCGCCCAAACTTGCCTGGAAATACTAAGACACtatactttgttttttttctttatctaTGCGAGTGGGCCTTCCTAAAAAATACGGTACCGTTTCGGCAGGCCCCGTGTGGTGAAGGGCTCCACATTTTGTGTGAGAACTGTCGATATCCCTCTTATCACCTGCTTTGATGTCTTACACATCTTGTTCTTTGCTtagttttccttttgttttattaggATCAAACTGTGAATCCAGCAGCTAGCCCACTGTACTGGGGGATTCaccgtgtttgtttgcttgtgcgtGTGGATCCGTGCTTGTGTTGGGTGCTGTTGCTTTCCGTAAAGTAATCCTGAAACACCAAGGACTGATTTCGTAGGAACCATAAAAGCAATTTTGCTTCTTTGGAGGTGGGTATCACCATTTTAGTAGTTGCTTAGACACctgtgatttcttttttgggaCATATGCGCGTTGCTATACGGTGACTGTTGAGGTTTGGCTGCCACTGCCTTA
This region of Trypanosoma brucei brucei TREU927 chromosome 1, complete sequence genomic DNA includes:
- a CDS encoding hypothetical protein, unlikely (gene predicted by glimmer), which translates into the protein MCTSTLTGRVWVQLCCMHTSVGVPSYPIERKRQPVGREVEQECSFRLSRSGSSGSQHPAQRRGVN
- a CDS encoding hypothetical protein, unlikely (unlikely gene predicted by glimmer) translates to MDEPNRRWQCLQPLRKGLKGTTKLCCIGGVLLPVSSFDRKFPRLLKGSVLRN
- a CDS encoding leucine-rich repeat protein (LRRP), putative; this translates as MGGVVGKIPVLLRGGKTVDGLNFHGMVPIDTEELTELLTVLNCRGYDTKVEVHPLPAGFPHTGEVFSTYELVLRGIVLERGDLEFIGNYASLNKLHFIECSGSCDLGMLSGHSFLSELRVDVDGEVSHYKALRELPSLRTLWLRNSNMTLTDFFHVGEVDTLESLTLRGALNFKCLEAVARLPRLRALDLSETLVNDKCLHAISACKTLQQLGLSSCKRLRDVSPLTQIASLEELNLSHCENLKEVGALYRLSHLFRLDLRGVHLTYRVVYSLSKCTGLTELYVSSCEGLSGVAWLSNLESLGDLDVQWRKNLKHTGDVLACLPLLRVLDLSGTSISNESLWNISESKLLRRLDLSFCGGVKDISPISDIVTLEELNLKGCTSITEGVDKLGNLVNLHILNMSNTPLQSGFLYNISSIESLVELDLSSCWGVASLDSSVQTAVRMRKGSYPLARHIEGINALGRLPKLRLLNMSSTPVTDECLHGLQMCKSLVWLNLSLCANLTDVSPLSSVKTLEEVDLGCCGNLKWGAGSLRRLPQLRILDLKNTVITDHCLGDVTYGGGVVSRMLGRCGMADLSFSRWSIRRGGNLVRLDLSSCWGLTDIAHLTSITTLEELRFTGCRNLKDGVDALGQLPVLHLLDLSGTSITDDSLQGLSTCRSLVTLNISSCANLTDVSPLSRISSLEELNLQKSKHIRRGIDELVSLPRLYLVYLCRADFSRGVAEELEKRGIVVKQM